In the Populus trichocarpa isolate Nisqually-1 chromosome 1, P.trichocarpa_v4.1, whole genome shotgun sequence genome, one interval contains:
- the LOC7477815 gene encoding growth-regulating factor 8 isoform X2, which translates to MRSSWSRTRSGVFVDDIGLGLRMQDNLESCSGSSKRSVTAMSCDHEPAAHELSSSSCSGGGGGSGPLFYSTSNHVTCLGDIKDVVASVSASGTGTPDAIAESKSLQYPYFISDSSPFTFNSSGEMTPSVNERVLFTAAQWQELERQTTIYKYMMASVPVPPELLIPITKNQSNVLPPRSNSSLELGIPSLNSSDAEPWRCKRTDGKKWRCSRDVAPDQKYCERHSHKSRPRSRKPVELHTHDSPRTLTNNNTNTNNSNYSTNPHLFNQKPYFPSHLFMFPSAMAPSASSYDQPRSLEWLLKGEILPVASNYSQEWQHLKRDSIKGNGKVYNVYGEEQPLCSNTYRGGHSLQAQRLNDHCSVLSSPKSTTLERALSPSLTQEQETRHFIDAWSTNSGRDDIGGIGKKSYVSSSEKLVLPHSALTLSMSPGTGSETNNEGNGSAQLSSFGIMGLSDRDHQSASGLRPQWMMSHGGSWIVSPPGGPLAEALCLGISSNAKTASNLPSPCSSSCGPN; encoded by the exons ATGAGAAGTAGTTGGAGTAGGACTCGTAGTGGAGTTTTTGTGGATGATATTGGGTTGGGTTTAAGGATGCAAGATAACCTGGAATCTTGTAGTGGTAGTAGTAAGAGATCAGTGACGGCGATGTCTTGTGATCATGAACCAGCAGCTCATGagttatcatcttcttcttgtagtggtggtggtggaggtagTGGGCCACTGTTTTATAGCACAAGCAACCATGTTACTTGTCTTGGTGATATAAAAGACGTTGTAGCTTCCGTCTCTGCTTCTGGGACTGGTACTCCTGATGCAATAGCAGAGTCAAAATCGTTGCAGTACCCCTATTTTATCTCTGATTCTTCTCCTTTTACCTTCAATTCCTCAG GAGAAATGACACCATCTGTGAATGAGAGAGTGCTTTTTACAGCTGCTCAGTGGCAAGAACTTGAAAGACAAACCACGATTTACAAGTACATGATGGCTTCTGTTCCTGTCCCTCCTGAACTCCTTATACCCATCaccaaaaatcaatcaaatgtccTTCCTCCACGGTCTAACA GTTCACTAGAACTGGGAATTCCTAGCCTGAACTCATCAGATGCAGAACCATGGAGATGCAAAAGAACTGATGGGAAAAAATGGAGGTGTTCAAGAGATGTGGCACCTGACCAGAAATACTGTGAGAGGCACTCTCATAAGAGCCGTCCCCGTTCAAGAAAGCCTGTGGAATTACACACTCATGACTCCCCGAGGACATTGACCAACAATAACACTAACACCAACAATAGCAATTACTCCACTAATCCACACCTGTTTAATCAAAAACCTTACTTTCCAAGCcatttatttatgtttcctAGTGCCATGGCCCCTTCTGCCAGCTCATATGATCAACCCAG GAGCTTGGAATGGCTCTTGAAAGGCGAGATTTTACCCGTTGCCAGTAATTACAGCCAAGAATGGCAGCATTTGAAGAGAGACAGCATCAAGGGTAATGGCAAAGTGTACAACGTTTATGGAGAAGAGCAGCCGCTTTGCTCAAATACATATAGAGGTGGCCATTCATTACAAGCTCAGAGGCTAAATGATCATTGCAGCGTGTTATCAAGTCCCAAATCAACTACTTTGGAAAGGGCTTTAAGTCCTAGCCTGACCCAAGAACAAGAGACAAGGCACTTCATTGATGCTTGGTCAACTAATTCAGGGAGAGACGACATTGGTGGGATTGGTAAAAAAAGTTACGTTTCTTCAAGTGAGAAGTTAGTATTGCCACATTCAGCTCTTACATTGTCAATGTCACCTGGCACTGGAAGTGAAACTAATAATGAAGGAAATGGGAGTGCTCAACTGAGTAGTTTTGGGATCATGGGATTATCAGATAGAGATCATCAGAGTGCGAGTGGCTTGAGACCTCAGTGGATGATGAGTCATGGTGGTTCATGGATAGTATCACCACCTGGTGGACCATTAGCTGAAGCCTTGTGTCTTGGCATTTCCAGCAATGCAAAAACTGCTTCCAATTTACCATCCCCTTGCAGCAGTAGCTGTGGCCCCAATTAA
- the LOC7477815 gene encoding growth-regulating factor 8 isoform X1, whose product MRSSWSRTRSGVFVDDIGLGLRMQDNLESCSGSSKRSVTAMSCDHEPAAHELSSSSCSGGGGGSGPLFYSTSNHVTCLGDIKDVVASVSASGTGTPDAIAESKSLQYPYFISDSSPFTFNSSGEMTPSVNERVLFTAAQWQELERQTTIYKYMMASVPVPPELLIPITKNQSNVLPPRSNMLTGSLELGIPSLNSSDAEPWRCKRTDGKKWRCSRDVAPDQKYCERHSHKSRPRSRKPVELHTHDSPRTLTNNNTNTNNSNYSTNPHLFNQKPYFPSHLFMFPSAMAPSASSYDQPRSLEWLLKGEILPVASNYSQEWQHLKRDSIKGNGKVYNVYGEEQPLCSNTYRGGHSLQAQRLNDHCSVLSSPKSTTLERALSPSLTQEQETRHFIDAWSTNSGRDDIGGIGKKSYVSSSEKLVLPHSALTLSMSPGTGSETNNEGNGSAQLSSFGIMGLSDRDHQSASGLRPQWMMSHGGSWIVSPPGGPLAEALCLGISSNAKTASNLPSPCSSSCGPN is encoded by the exons ATGAGAAGTAGTTGGAGTAGGACTCGTAGTGGAGTTTTTGTGGATGATATTGGGTTGGGTTTAAGGATGCAAGATAACCTGGAATCTTGTAGTGGTAGTAGTAAGAGATCAGTGACGGCGATGTCTTGTGATCATGAACCAGCAGCTCATGagttatcatcttcttcttgtagtggtggtggtggaggtagTGGGCCACTGTTTTATAGCACAAGCAACCATGTTACTTGTCTTGGTGATATAAAAGACGTTGTAGCTTCCGTCTCTGCTTCTGGGACTGGTACTCCTGATGCAATAGCAGAGTCAAAATCGTTGCAGTACCCCTATTTTATCTCTGATTCTTCTCCTTTTACCTTCAATTCCTCAG GAGAAATGACACCATCTGTGAATGAGAGAGTGCTTTTTACAGCTGCTCAGTGGCAAGAACTTGAAAGACAAACCACGATTTACAAGTACATGATGGCTTCTGTTCCTGTCCCTCCTGAACTCCTTATACCCATCaccaaaaatcaatcaaatgtccTTCCTCCACGGTCTAACA TGTTAACAGGTTCACTAGAACTGGGAATTCCTAGCCTGAACTCATCAGATGCAGAACCATGGAGATGCAAAAGAACTGATGGGAAAAAATGGAGGTGTTCAAGAGATGTGGCACCTGACCAGAAATACTGTGAGAGGCACTCTCATAAGAGCCGTCCCCGTTCAAGAAAGCCTGTGGAATTACACACTCATGACTCCCCGAGGACATTGACCAACAATAACACTAACACCAACAATAGCAATTACTCCACTAATCCACACCTGTTTAATCAAAAACCTTACTTTCCAAGCcatttatttatgtttcctAGTGCCATGGCCCCTTCTGCCAGCTCATATGATCAACCCAG GAGCTTGGAATGGCTCTTGAAAGGCGAGATTTTACCCGTTGCCAGTAATTACAGCCAAGAATGGCAGCATTTGAAGAGAGACAGCATCAAGGGTAATGGCAAAGTGTACAACGTTTATGGAGAAGAGCAGCCGCTTTGCTCAAATACATATAGAGGTGGCCATTCATTACAAGCTCAGAGGCTAAATGATCATTGCAGCGTGTTATCAAGTCCCAAATCAACTACTTTGGAAAGGGCTTTAAGTCCTAGCCTGACCCAAGAACAAGAGACAAGGCACTTCATTGATGCTTGGTCAACTAATTCAGGGAGAGACGACATTGGTGGGATTGGTAAAAAAAGTTACGTTTCTTCAAGTGAGAAGTTAGTATTGCCACATTCAGCTCTTACATTGTCAATGTCACCTGGCACTGGAAGTGAAACTAATAATGAAGGAAATGGGAGTGCTCAACTGAGTAGTTTTGGGATCATGGGATTATCAGATAGAGATCATCAGAGTGCGAGTGGCTTGAGACCTCAGTGGATGATGAGTCATGGTGGTTCATGGATAGTATCACCACCTGGTGGACCATTAGCTGAAGCCTTGTGTCTTGGCATTTCCAGCAATGCAAAAACTGCTTCCAATTTACCATCCCCTTGCAGCAGTAGCTGTGGCCCCAATTAA
- the LOC7477816 gene encoding uncharacterized protein LOC7477816 isoform X1, whose product MEKEVKSSSKTRLNSIKGGASASGQSKRTGKFKRSKVASVFHLNVENASNWLQRNQSRSTAAANDSEDLSDIDDAEIAGYLLHNEKEMEFKRTLWEMMNKKYLKGNQLKGARKVKKRTPSKKAIKIAGQTENKTRSSSKINYDVLKKLLDDGPEEVPGKVEDSKHSNASYADSQQVDENSIPEGHGSGASEENDEHEHDYGETDAGNNDYYNDTYFENEEDDYHYAEDYD is encoded by the exons ATGGAGAAAGAAGTAAAATCTTCTTCCAAGACGCGTCTAAATTCCATCAAAGGTGGAGCTTCAGCATCGGGACAGTCTAAGAGAACTGGGAAGTTTAAAAGAAGTAAAG TAGCTTCTGTTTTCCACCTAAATGTGGAGAATGCCTCTAATTGGTTACAGAGAAATCAATCGAGGAGTACTGCAGCTGCTAATGACTCAGAAGATCTTAGTGACATCGATGATGCTGAG ATTGCTGGATACCTTCTTCACAATGAGAAAGAGATGGAATTCAAAAGAACCCTTTGGGAAATGATGAACAAGAAATATTTGAAG GGGAACCAACTGAAAGGAGCTAGAAAGGTAAAGAAAAGAACACCTTCTAAGAAAGCCATTAAAATTGCTGGCCAGACAGAGAATAAGACG AGATCGAGTTCGAAAATCAACTATGATGTCTTGAAGAAGCTATTGGATGATGGGCCT GAGGAGGTTCCTGGAAAGGTAGAAGACAGCAAACACTCTAATGCCAGTTATGCTGACTCACAGCAGGTGGACGAGAACTCCATCCCTGAAGGACACGGTTCTGGTGCTAGTGAAGAAAATGACGAGCACGAACATGATTATGGAGAGACTGATGCCGGAAACAATGACTACTACAATGATACGTATTTTGAAAATGAAGAGGATGATTATCACTACGCTGAGGATTATGACTGA
- the LOC7477816 gene encoding uncharacterized protein LOC7477816 isoform X2 — protein MEKEVKSSSKTRLNSIKGGASASGQSKRTGKFKRSKASVFHLNVENASNWLQRNQSRSTAAANDSEDLSDIDDAEIAGYLLHNEKEMEFKRTLWEMMNKKYLKGNQLKGARKVKKRTPSKKAIKIAGQTENKTRSSSKINYDVLKKLLDDGPEEVPGKVEDSKHSNASYADSQQVDENSIPEGHGSGASEENDEHEHDYGETDAGNNDYYNDTYFENEEDDYHYAEDYD, from the exons ATGGAGAAAGAAGTAAAATCTTCTTCCAAGACGCGTCTAAATTCCATCAAAGGTGGAGCTTCAGCATCGGGACAGTCTAAGAGAACTGGGAAGTTTAAAAGAAGTAAAG CTTCTGTTTTCCACCTAAATGTGGAGAATGCCTCTAATTGGTTACAGAGAAATCAATCGAGGAGTACTGCAGCTGCTAATGACTCAGAAGATCTTAGTGACATCGATGATGCTGAG ATTGCTGGATACCTTCTTCACAATGAGAAAGAGATGGAATTCAAAAGAACCCTTTGGGAAATGATGAACAAGAAATATTTGAAG GGGAACCAACTGAAAGGAGCTAGAAAGGTAAAGAAAAGAACACCTTCTAAGAAAGCCATTAAAATTGCTGGCCAGACAGAGAATAAGACG AGATCGAGTTCGAAAATCAACTATGATGTCTTGAAGAAGCTATTGGATGATGGGCCT GAGGAGGTTCCTGGAAAGGTAGAAGACAGCAAACACTCTAATGCCAGTTATGCTGACTCACAGCAGGTGGACGAGAACTCCATCCCTGAAGGACACGGTTCTGGTGCTAGTGAAGAAAATGACGAGCACGAACATGATTATGGAGAGACTGATGCCGGAAACAATGACTACTACAATGATACGTATTTTGAAAATGAAGAGGATGATTATCACTACGCTGAGGATTATGACTGA
- the LOC7477817 gene encoding probable LRR receptor-like serine/threonine-protein kinase At1g56140 isoform X1: MGWSVKLLHSSVFAVCSCCLHLFILLSVFHLSNAQNATTDPSEVSALNLLFEQWDTKAVGLWNLSGEPCSGSAINGTDFEDTANNPAIKCVCTYNNSATCHITQLRVYALNKRGEIPEVITALKYLTLLKIDQNYFTGPLPAFIGNLTALQSLSIAHNAFSGTIPTELGNLKELTLLSIGINNFSGTLPPELGQLVNLEQLYVNSCGLGGEIPSTFVNLKKMTIFSASDAAFTGNIPDFIGNWTRLTSLRFQGNSFEGPIPSSFSNLTSLESLRISDLSNVSSTLDFIKNLKSLTDLTLRNALISGSIPSDIGEIFQTLDRLDLSFNNLTGQVPSALFNMSSLQYLFLGNNSLIGTLPNQKSSKLQTIDLSYNYLSGTFPSWVTSNIQLNLVANNFTFDSSNISVLPGLNCLQRNFPCNRNPPLYANFSIKCGGPMMRTADGTVYEAENSSISAASFTVTSTEKWAVSNAGLYADRENPSYVENNLKQVTGTNTPELYQTSRISPGSLRYYGLGLQNGPYTINLLFAETRFAARSSQTWDSLARRVFDIYIQGNRQLKDFDISMEAGGVDRAITKTFNVTVSENHLEIHLFWAGKGTCCNPVQGYYGPIISALNVVPDFTPNVSGIPSSTRKEKSRTGVIVGVSISVGVVSLILISVLLYIRLKKDSEDEEVLLGMGPRPNTFSYSQLRTATEDFSPSNKLGEGGYGPVYKGMLSDGREVAVKKLSVASNQGTNQFVTEIATISAVQHRNLVKLYGCCIEGNRRLLVYEYLENKSLDKTLFEKDGMHLDWPTRLNICLGTARGLAYLHEESRPRIVHRDVKASNILLDANLFPKISDFGLAILYDDKKTHISTRVAGTIGYLAPEYAMRGHLTEKADVFGFGVVALEILSGRANSDSSLDDERVYLLEWAWKLHESGRSLELMDPSVTEFDENEALRVVGVALLCTQGSPAMRPTMSRVVAMLTGDIEVSAVTSKPSYLTDWDFKDITGTFSTENTQASTSSEASKSKNHNPIDLIPRGDQMHSPLNVTEPRLSDLIGDGR, translated from the exons atgggatGGAGTGTAAAGCTGCTCCATTCTTCAGTCTTCGCTGTCTGCTCTTGCTGTCTTCACTTGTTCATCCTTCTTTCAGTCTTTCACTTGTCCAACGCTCAAAACGCCACTACTGATCCATCTGAAG TGAGTGCATTGAACTTATTATTTGAACAATGGGACACAAAAGCTGTGGGATTATGGAACTTAAGTGGAGAGCCATGCAGTGGATCTGCCATTAACGGCACCGATTTTGAAGACACTGCCAACAATCCTGCCATCAAATGTGTCTGTACCTACAATAATAGTGCTACATGTCACATTACTCAAct GAGAGTCTATGCTTTGAACAAAAGAGGGGAGATTCCAGAAGTAATTACGGCTTTGAAGTATCTTACCCTTCT gaaaattgatcaaaattacTTCACCGGTCCATTGCCTGCATTTATTGGAAATTTAACTGCATTGCAGAGTTT GTCAATTGCGCATAATGCGTTTTCTGGGACCATTCCTACGGAGCTTGGAAATCTCAAGGAGCTAACTTTGCT GTCTATTGGTATAAATAATTTCTCAGGAACACTCCCTCCAGAACTGGGTCAACTTGTCAATCTTGAGCAACT TTATGTGAATAGTTGTGGATTGGGTGGTGAAATTCCCTCAACATTtgttaaccttaaaaaaatgacaatctt TTCGGCTTCAGATGCTGCTTTCACAGGCAACATACCTGACTTTATTGGCAACTGGACAAGGCTGACATCATT GAGATTTCAAGGGAATTCTTTTGAAGGTCCTATACCATCCAGTTTCTCCAACTTGACCTCACTGGAATCTCt GCGAATCAGCGATTTAAGCAATGTGAGCTCCACTCTTGATTTTATCAAGAACTTGAAGAGCTTGACCGACTT GACTCTGAGGAATGCATTGATTAGTGGTAGTATTCCATCTGATATTGGAGAAATATTCCAGACTCTAGATAGACT GGAtttaagtttcaacaatttaacaGGCCAAGTTCCAAGTGCTTTATTCAATATGAGTTCTcttcaatactt GTTTCTTGGAAACAATAGTCTAATCGGAACCCTTCCTAACCAGAAGAGCAGTAAACTTCAGACAAT AGATTTGTCTTACAATTATCTGTCAGGGACTTTTCCTTCATGGGTAACCTCAAATATACAATT GAATTTAGTGGCCAACAACTTCACTTTTGACAGCTCAAATATAAG TGTTCTGCCAGGATTGAACTGTCTACAGAGAAATTTCCCATGCAATCGGAATCCTCCACTCT ATGCAAATTTCTCAATCAAGTGTGGTGGTCCAATGATGAGAACTGCTGACGGCACAGTTTATGAAGCTGAAAATTCATCTATCAGTGCAGCATCATTCACTGTAACTAGCACTGAGAAATGGGCGGTGAGCAACGCAGGCTTGTACGCTGATAGAGAAAATCCTAGTTATGTTGAAAATAACTTGAAACAAGTTACCGGCACCAACACCCCAGAGCTCTATCAGACTTCAAGGATATCTCCTGGTTCACTTAGGTACTATGGCCTAGGTCTCCAGAATGGGCCTTACACTATAAATCTGTTATTTGCAGAAACTAGATTTGCAGCTCGAAGCTCACAAACCTGGGATAGTTTAGCACGACGTGTTTTTGATATCTATATTCAG GGAAACCGACAATTGAAGGACTTTGACATATCAATGGAGGCAGGTGGGGTCGACAGAGCAATTACAAAGACTTTTAACGTTACTGTGTCAGAAAATCATCTTGAAATTCACCTGTTTTGGGCTGGTAAGGGTACGTGCTGTAACCCTGTACAAGGCTACTATGGACCAATCATTTCAGCCCTCAATGTTGTTCCAG ATTTTACACCAAATGTTAGTGGGATACCATCCAGTACTCGAAAAGAGAAGAGCAGGACGGGGGTGATTGTTGGTGTTTCCATTTCTGTTGGAGTTGTGAGCTTGATCCTGATATCTGTACTTCTTTACATCAGGTTGAAAAAAGACAGCGAAGATGAGGAAG TGTTGCTTGGGATGGGCCCTAGACCAAACACTTTTAGTTATTCCCAGTTGAGGACTGCCACCGAAGACTTCAGCCCTTCAAATAAGCTAGGGGAAGGAGGATATGGACCTGTGTACAAG GGTATGCTTTCTGATGGGAGAGAAGTTGCTGTAAAGAAGCTTTCAGTAGCATCTAACCAGGGAACAAATCAATTTGTGACGGAGATCGCAACCATATCGGCAGTTCAACATCGCAATCTTGTGAAATTGTATGGATGCTGCATTGAAGGAAATAGACGCCTCCTCGTTTATGAATACCTCGAAAACAAAAGCCTTGATAAGACACTCTTTG AAAAAGATGGCATGCATCTTGATTGGCCAACCCGCCTCAATATATGCCTGGGAACTGCTAGAGGGTTAGCTTATCTCCATGAGGAGTCAAGGCCAAGGATTGTACATAGAGATGTCAAGGCCAGTAACATTTTGCTTGATGCAAACCTCTTCCCCAAAATATCAGATTTTGGATTGGCAATACTCTATGATGACAAGAAAACTCACATCAGCACTCGAGTTGCAGGAACCAT AGGCTATTTGGCACCGGAGTATGCAATGCGTGGACATCTGACAGAGAAGGctgatgtttttggttttggtgtGGTTGCTCTGGAGATCCTGAGTGGGAGAGCAAATTCTGATTCTAGTTTGGATGACGAAAGGGTCTATCTTCTCGAAtgg GCGTGGAAATTGCATGAAAGTGGGCGAAGTTTAGAGCTGATGGATCCGAGTGTAACAGAATTCGATGAAAATGAAGCTCTTCGAGTTGTTGGAGTAGCTCTCTTGTGCACTCAAGGGTCACCAGCTATGAGGCCAACAATGTCAAGAGTTGTAGCAATGCTTACTGGAGATATTGAAGTGAGTGCTGTTACATCAAAGCCAAGCTACTTGACTGATTGGGATTTTAAGGATATAACTGGCACCTTTTCGACTGAAAATACTCAAGCATCCACTTCATCCGAGGCTAGCAAGAGCAAGAATCACAATCCAATTGATCTTATTCCACGAGGTGATCAAATGCACTCTCCACTAAATGTCACTGAACCAAGGCTCAGTGACCTCATTGGGGATGGAAGGTGA
- the LOC7477817 gene encoding probable LRR receptor-like serine/threonine-protein kinase At1g56140 isoform X2: MSHYSTESLCFEQKRGDSRSNYGFEVSYPSEFCRKIDQNYFTGPLPAFIGNLTALQSLSIAHNAFSGTIPTELGNLKELTLLSIGINNFSGTLPPELGQLVNLEQLYVNSCGLGGEIPSTFVNLKKMTIFSASDAAFTGNIPDFIGNWTRLTSLRFQGNSFEGPIPSSFSNLTSLESLRISDLSNVSSTLDFIKNLKSLTDLTLRNALISGSIPSDIGEIFQTLDRLDLSFNNLTGQVPSALFNMSSLQYLFLGNNSLIGTLPNQKSSKLQTIDLSYNYLSGTFPSWVTSNIQLNLVANNFTFDSSNISVLPGLNCLQRNFPCNRNPPLYANFSIKCGGPMMRTADGTVYEAENSSISAASFTVTSTEKWAVSNAGLYADRENPSYVENNLKQVTGTNTPELYQTSRISPGSLRYYGLGLQNGPYTINLLFAETRFAARSSQTWDSLARRVFDIYIQGNRQLKDFDISMEAGGVDRAITKTFNVTVSENHLEIHLFWAGKGTCCNPVQGYYGPIISALNVVPDFTPNVSGIPSSTRKEKSRTGVIVGVSISVGVVSLILISVLLYIRLKKDSEDEEVLLGMGPRPNTFSYSQLRTATEDFSPSNKLGEGGYGPVYKGMLSDGREVAVKKLSVASNQGTNQFVTEIATISAVQHRNLVKLYGCCIEGNRRLLVYEYLENKSLDKTLFEKDGMHLDWPTRLNICLGTARGLAYLHEESRPRIVHRDVKASNILLDANLFPKISDFGLAILYDDKKTHISTRVAGTIGYLAPEYAMRGHLTEKADVFGFGVVALEILSGRANSDSSLDDERVYLLEWAWKLHESGRSLELMDPSVTEFDENEALRVVGVALLCTQGSPAMRPTMSRVVAMLTGDIEVSAVTSKPSYLTDWDFKDITGTFSTENTQASTSSEASKSKNHNPIDLIPRGDQMHSPLNVTEPRLSDLIGDGR; this comes from the exons ATGTCACATTACTCAAct GAGAGTCTATGCTTTGAACAAAAGAGGGGAGATTCCAGAAGTAATTACGGCTTTGAAGTATCTTACCCTTCT GAATTTTGCAggaaaattgatcaaaattacTTCACCGGTCCATTGCCTGCATTTATTGGAAATTTAACTGCATTGCAGAGTTT GTCAATTGCGCATAATGCGTTTTCTGGGACCATTCCTACGGAGCTTGGAAATCTCAAGGAGCTAACTTTGCT GTCTATTGGTATAAATAATTTCTCAGGAACACTCCCTCCAGAACTGGGTCAACTTGTCAATCTTGAGCAACT TTATGTGAATAGTTGTGGATTGGGTGGTGAAATTCCCTCAACATTtgttaaccttaaaaaaatgacaatctt TTCGGCTTCAGATGCTGCTTTCACAGGCAACATACCTGACTTTATTGGCAACTGGACAAGGCTGACATCATT GAGATTTCAAGGGAATTCTTTTGAAGGTCCTATACCATCCAGTTTCTCCAACTTGACCTCACTGGAATCTCt GCGAATCAGCGATTTAAGCAATGTGAGCTCCACTCTTGATTTTATCAAGAACTTGAAGAGCTTGACCGACTT GACTCTGAGGAATGCATTGATTAGTGGTAGTATTCCATCTGATATTGGAGAAATATTCCAGACTCTAGATAGACT GGAtttaagtttcaacaatttaacaGGCCAAGTTCCAAGTGCTTTATTCAATATGAGTTCTcttcaatactt GTTTCTTGGAAACAATAGTCTAATCGGAACCCTTCCTAACCAGAAGAGCAGTAAACTTCAGACAAT AGATTTGTCTTACAATTATCTGTCAGGGACTTTTCCTTCATGGGTAACCTCAAATATACAATT GAATTTAGTGGCCAACAACTTCACTTTTGACAGCTCAAATATAAG TGTTCTGCCAGGATTGAACTGTCTACAGAGAAATTTCCCATGCAATCGGAATCCTCCACTCT ATGCAAATTTCTCAATCAAGTGTGGTGGTCCAATGATGAGAACTGCTGACGGCACAGTTTATGAAGCTGAAAATTCATCTATCAGTGCAGCATCATTCACTGTAACTAGCACTGAGAAATGGGCGGTGAGCAACGCAGGCTTGTACGCTGATAGAGAAAATCCTAGTTATGTTGAAAATAACTTGAAACAAGTTACCGGCACCAACACCCCAGAGCTCTATCAGACTTCAAGGATATCTCCTGGTTCACTTAGGTACTATGGCCTAGGTCTCCAGAATGGGCCTTACACTATAAATCTGTTATTTGCAGAAACTAGATTTGCAGCTCGAAGCTCACAAACCTGGGATAGTTTAGCACGACGTGTTTTTGATATCTATATTCAG GGAAACCGACAATTGAAGGACTTTGACATATCAATGGAGGCAGGTGGGGTCGACAGAGCAATTACAAAGACTTTTAACGTTACTGTGTCAGAAAATCATCTTGAAATTCACCTGTTTTGGGCTGGTAAGGGTACGTGCTGTAACCCTGTACAAGGCTACTATGGACCAATCATTTCAGCCCTCAATGTTGTTCCAG ATTTTACACCAAATGTTAGTGGGATACCATCCAGTACTCGAAAAGAGAAGAGCAGGACGGGGGTGATTGTTGGTGTTTCCATTTCTGTTGGAGTTGTGAGCTTGATCCTGATATCTGTACTTCTTTACATCAGGTTGAAAAAAGACAGCGAAGATGAGGAAG TGTTGCTTGGGATGGGCCCTAGACCAAACACTTTTAGTTATTCCCAGTTGAGGACTGCCACCGAAGACTTCAGCCCTTCAAATAAGCTAGGGGAAGGAGGATATGGACCTGTGTACAAG GGTATGCTTTCTGATGGGAGAGAAGTTGCTGTAAAGAAGCTTTCAGTAGCATCTAACCAGGGAACAAATCAATTTGTGACGGAGATCGCAACCATATCGGCAGTTCAACATCGCAATCTTGTGAAATTGTATGGATGCTGCATTGAAGGAAATAGACGCCTCCTCGTTTATGAATACCTCGAAAACAAAAGCCTTGATAAGACACTCTTTG AAAAAGATGGCATGCATCTTGATTGGCCAACCCGCCTCAATATATGCCTGGGAACTGCTAGAGGGTTAGCTTATCTCCATGAGGAGTCAAGGCCAAGGATTGTACATAGAGATGTCAAGGCCAGTAACATTTTGCTTGATGCAAACCTCTTCCCCAAAATATCAGATTTTGGATTGGCAATACTCTATGATGACAAGAAAACTCACATCAGCACTCGAGTTGCAGGAACCAT AGGCTATTTGGCACCGGAGTATGCAATGCGTGGACATCTGACAGAGAAGGctgatgtttttggttttggtgtGGTTGCTCTGGAGATCCTGAGTGGGAGAGCAAATTCTGATTCTAGTTTGGATGACGAAAGGGTCTATCTTCTCGAAtgg GCGTGGAAATTGCATGAAAGTGGGCGAAGTTTAGAGCTGATGGATCCGAGTGTAACAGAATTCGATGAAAATGAAGCTCTTCGAGTTGTTGGAGTAGCTCTCTTGTGCACTCAAGGGTCACCAGCTATGAGGCCAACAATGTCAAGAGTTGTAGCAATGCTTACTGGAGATATTGAAGTGAGTGCTGTTACATCAAAGCCAAGCTACTTGACTGATTGGGATTTTAAGGATATAACTGGCACCTTTTCGACTGAAAATACTCAAGCATCCACTTCATCCGAGGCTAGCAAGAGCAAGAATCACAATCCAATTGATCTTATTCCACGAGGTGATCAAATGCACTCTCCACTAAATGTCACTGAACCAAGGCTCAGTGACCTCATTGGGGATGGAAGGTGA